Genomic window (Oscillospiraceae bacterium):
TAGGAAGAATAAATATTTTTTCTTCTCTTTCTCCTTTTTCACTTTCCTTTTTACTTGCTTCGGGAAACAATCCTATAGTCTTAATATTTACTCTTCTTGGTATAATTTCAACAAACACTATAAATGCACCTAAATATGTGCTGACTGTTTTTTTTGGTGTTACATTATCCACACTTATTAAGTGGATTTTCCCTAATATAAACAAAGATAAAGTAAATCCAACCATAAGTTTTATATCTTTATTTACATTCAGTTTATGTTTTACCTTGTTTAAAGATTATGTTATTTACGATATATTGCTTGTATTATTCGAGTCCATAATTTCCTTTTTGTCTTACTTTGTTTTAAAAAAGGGAATCATATCAATTTTAAAAATCAATGCAAAGAAATATTTTACTTTAGAGGAAATCACAACTTTTCTTATCATACTTACAATTTTGATTTCCGGTATAGGAGATATTTATATTTATGATATTATAAACTTAAAAAACGTCATTTCAGTATATATTGTTTTTCTGGGTGCATCGCTAAGTAATATAGGCATAGGTTCTCAAATTGCAGCATTTATGGGAATTGCAGCAGGTATCGGAAGCGACTATATGGGAGTTTTTATTGCTACATACTGTGTTAACGGACTTATAGCATCTACAATGTCAAAATACGGAAAGGTTATATCTGTTTTAGGCTTTACTCTTGGGAATGTATTTATGAACATACTTATGGGGTTTGAATATTATATGGTTATAAACTATCCTGAAATTTTAATTGCATCGTTTTTTTACATATTACTTCCCGATATTTTAATAAAAAGAATATTTTTAACAAACACTGAGTATGGTCTTAACAATGATTCAGCATCTACCATAAAAAAGATTGCCACAGTCAAACTGGACAGGCTTAGTTTTGCATTCAAAAAATTATCCGACACCATTTGTTCTACTCTTATAAAAAACGATAAATTAAAAGAGGATAACTCATCTGCTTTTTATGACGAAGTAGGCGAAAAAGTATGTAAAAAATGTGCATTAAGATTTTACTGTTGGCAAAAGGATTATGATACAACGAAAAAAGCCATGTCCCAGATAGTAAAAAAGATAAATTTAAAAGGGACTGCCAACCGTGATGATTTCCCTGATTATTTCAAAGGAAAATGCGTAAAAGTAAACGAAGTGCTTCAGGCGATTATTTCTCTTTATGAAATATACCGCCTTAATTCTATGTGGCAAAGTAAAATGAAAGAAAACGCAAAGATATATAAAGACCAGTTCTTAGAACTTTCAGATATTGTTGAGAATTTAAAGAATGAGATTGAAAAAAATCCATATTTTGATAAGAACTTATCCCTTGAAATTTCCTCTAAACTGGAAAACGACGGTATAAATATTAAAAACTTAAGTGTAATAAAAGACTGCAACGAAAACACTCAGATTGAACTTACGCTTTTCCCCTGTCAGAAAAAAGATAAATGTTACAAATTTATAGAACAAAGGCTATCTGAAATTCTTGATATTCCTTTTATAAAAATATCGGGAAAATGCTCATTTAAAGAGTGTGTTCTTAAATTCAAAGAATGTGAAAGTTATTCTCTTAAATCAAGTGTAAAACAATGCTCTAAAAACAAAAATGAAAAAAGCGGAGATAATTATTCAATAAAAACGCTTGACAACTCCTCAAGATACATCATTCTTTGTGACGGAAGCGGAAGCGGAGAAACAGCATCTTTCTATTCTAAAAATACTATTAAACTTTTAGAAGAATTTTTAAAAACAGGTTTTTCCAAATCGGCATCTGTTAAACTCATTAATTCCTCACTTATGTGCAATAAGGAAAACGATTATTTTTCTACCATAGATTTAAGTATTATGGACTTAAAAAATGCAGAACTTGAAATCTTAAAAAAAGGAGCCTGCCCTACTTATATAAAAAAAGCAAACGGTGAATTTTTAGTTATAAGAAACAACTCTTTTCCTGCAGGAATAATTGACGAAAAAAAAGAAATTCCGCAAAAAATTAAATTGTCGGAAAACGACTTAATAATTATGATAAGTGATGGGATTTATGATTCTCTTGACAAAGAAGACTGGATTATAGAAGCATTAAAAGCAATAAATTCAAATGACCCTGATGTTATTTCCGACCTTATATTAAAAATTGCACAAAGCACTGAAAACAGGGATAGAGATGATATGACAGTAATAGTAAGTAAATGTGTCAGCCAATGTATATAAATTGTAATTATGGAAATAATTACAATATAAGCAGATGCGTTAATATCCGAACTCGCCAAAACCTTTAAAATCCGGCTTTTTTGTCGTTGTCGCTTCCGATATACCTCGTATTATCGAAATCTTCCGTCTAAAAAAATCTCGAATTTAAAAGGTTTATGGTTCCTTGAATTTATTGTCTGGATTTTTTTGTTAATGTGAGGCAAAAACGGAACGAATATTAACATATTTGCGAGTATTTTAACGATGCAGTAGCGAAAAAATCCGACAAGAAACGAGTTTGGATACTAACGCATCTGCTTAAGGCACTCGGAAGTCGAACACCTTATGGTTTAAAATTAGAAATTTCGCTTTATACTGCACAAATTCCTGCGAACATACGAAAGTATAATTCTTGAAATTTCTTTGTCTAAAACAAAATTTCTCAATTTTAAACTCTTAGACCTTAAATGCAGGAAAATTTCTAAGATTTTCAATGCGAAGGACGATGTCAGGCCGTCGCCTTACGAGGACGCCAAGTTGAAAAGATTAAAATTTAACAAATTTAAGGCATAAGGTGTTCGGCTCCCGAGTGCCTAAGATAAAAAGGGTGTTTCAATGAATAAAGATAAAGATGTAATTATGATAAGTAATACCGATTCTGAATACATTGATAAGATTATTCTTATACTTAATGACAACAAAAAAAGAGTAGTTCCCGAAGAACTACTCATTAAACAGGCAGAAAAGATTATTTACGAATATGAAAACAAGAATAAAAAGAACAATTCATCATTTTTATTTAAGAAAATTCTTTTCTTTTTATGCTCTGCGCTTATTTCTGTTTTTACTTGTCTTGTAGGTATGCGCTTATTTTATTAAGATTGTTGTCAGTTAAAAAATTATCCGTATTATAAATAAATAACACATCTGAAATTCCATTTTCCTTAAGGTATTTTGGAATACTTAAATTATAATATCTTAAGTCAAATACGACTATTTCACTATAATGATTTGCTATAAATGGTATTATACTATGAGCATAAGAATCCTTTATAACCGCTAATTTTTTTCCATTTTCAAAAGTGAGTTTTCCCCCATCCGAAAAATTTGTCTTTATAGTTGTAATACCATGATTGCCGTCAAGATAATAAGTATATTTATCTTTGATGGCAATATTTTTTTCTTCATATAAAGAATCTGACTCTTTTATAAGGTCATAATTAACTTTATATGATACATTAAATTCAGGTTCATATTTTATAATTTTATCCCCTTTAAGATTTATAGTCGCCTTAGACCAGGTTGTGCCATAAAAATCATCGGAAACTGTTTTGATTTCAAAATCTTCCTTTGAATACGGAGTAATCCCCATTTTTTTCATTATATCAGAGTAAACGATAAAACTTCCGTTTGCCGTCTGGTGATGGTCGGTTTTATAATAGATATAATCATCTTTATTTTGATTTAAACTATCAGTCGGATTTATAAAATTTACGTTGTCTAGGTTTTCTTTAGCATATTCCATTAAATCCAACTGATAACTGTTATAAGAATACTTTGGAAGTTTCTCTTTTAAAACTTCATAGGCTGTAGGAATTAAAGCAAAACTTACATTTAAATCCTTTTCTTTAGCAAGTTTATTTATCGCATTTATGTTATTTGAAACAATATTTTTATCATAATTACTTTGATAAGTTTGAATTAAATAATCATCATGTGCAAAATATACGCCATTACTTTCTTTCTTAAAAGTTAGTTTTTCAAGATTACTCTTTAGCGACACGAAAAAATCCCTGAATGCAGTTTTATCGGTTATATGTTCTTCAAAATCTTTGGTATATCCCCCATCTACCAAAGAAGAAAAAGAAAATTCAGGCATTTTTTTTGCATACCTGTTTTCATTTTCTAAAAATTCTTTTTGAGGTACTGTTAAATTATAAACACTAAAGGATAAATAAATTATCCCGAATATAATTACAAATATCTTTTTCATAAATTCTCCTAATAAAATATTAAAATTTAAAATCTGAAGTATAAAAACGGATTATAACTTGAATCCACAATATACGCAAATGATATTATAAATCCTATAATACATAGTATAAAGGTTAAATACTTATTTACTTTTATCTTTTTAAACAAAGGTGTTGAAGAAATAACAAGTATTATAAATATCAAAAAGTAGGAAGAAAGATTATAAAGTGCGTTATTATTTATAAAAGGAACACCACTGCCAAACATACCGAAAATATAATCTATTCCATCATTTATAGAATCAAATGCAAAAAGCACCCAGCCTATTATTACAAAAAACAAAGTATATATATGAGATATAAATCCGGGCAATTTATCAAGAACTTTCTTTAAAAGGAATTTTTCTATAATAAGTAAAATTCCGTAATAAAGTCCCCATACAATAAAATTATAACTTGCTCCATGCCATAATCCTGTAGCAAACCAGACAATCAAAAGATTTAATATATTTTTAGATATTTTAACACGGTTTCCGCCAAGAGGTATATAAAGATACTCTTTAAACCATGTACCAAGTGAAATATGCCATCTTTGCCAAAATTCAGTTATCGATTTACTTATATACGGATAATTAAAGTTTTTCGGAAAAGTAAAACCAAATATTTTTCCTAAACCTATTGCCATATCAGAATACCCTGAAAAATCAAAATAAATCTGGAATGAGAATGCTAATATTCCTAGCCAGTAAAGAACGACTGACATCTCGCTTTTTGGAAGAACTTTAACAGTATCCCACAATAGTCCGATATTATTTGCAAGTAACACTTTTTTGGAAAGCCCGCATACAAATATTTTTATACCGTCATAAACTTTATCAAATGTTTCTTCTCTTTTATTAAGTTCCAAAGATATTTCGTGATAACGTACAATAGGTCCTGCAATAAGTTGCGGAAACATTGCCACGTAACAACCGAAATCTATTATATTTTTCTGAGCATTCGCTTTTTTTTGATACACATCAATAGAATAAGACATAGTCTGGAATGTGTAGAATGATATACCGATAGGAAGACTTAAATTAAGAAGAGGTATCGAAATATTAAAAACGCTGTTAAGGCTTGAGATAAAAAGATCTGAATATTTAAAAAATCCAAGTATAAGTAAATTAACTACAACAGATAAAACAAGGAAAAACTTTCTCTTACCCTGATTATTTTCATATTTCTCAATCATAAGACCGTTATAATAATCAAAAAATGTCGAAAATAGCATAATAGAAATATATAAAGGTTCTCCCCATGCATAGAAAATAAGGCTCACAACAAAAAGAGCAAGATTTCTTGCTCTTTTTGGCAGTATAAAATAGAGTACCAATGTTACAGGTAAAAAGTAAAGTAAAAACAGAACACTTGAGAATACCATATTTGCTCCTATTTTGTCAGTTCGTTAAATTTATTTAAAACTTTGTTAACCTGTGGTGCAATAATAAGTGCAGCATACTTACCGTTAGTTTTAATCACACCATTTTTAACCATTTCAAACTGGTCGGGAAGATATTGTTCCCATGTTTTATAAACCTGTTCCTTCCTTTTTGTTAAAAGGTCAACTGCTTTTGAAATTTCATTCTCGTTATTTACTTTTATTAAGATTATTTCATTTGCTTTTACACTTATCATTGTGCCATATATCAAAACATCTGCAAACTGCGATTTATCTATACCATAGATATCTTTATAAAAGTCGGGAGTTATTTCCTCCAGATTATGTTCGCCTTCAGGGATAACACCTACCATACCTGCCATAACCGAAGATAGAGAAGGCTCTTCCTTAGGAGAAGTAACAGGTGGCTTAACACTTGGTGATGGTTCTTTTGAAGAACTTGATTCATTTTTGTTATTTTGTTCTTTATTGTTTTCTTCTTTTTTATTTTCTTCTTTGTTTTCTTCAGTTTGGTCAGGAGATATATTTTCCTCTGCCCCTGAATTTTCAACAATCTCATTATTCGGCACGTCATTTTCTATTTCTTTAGAACAACCTGCAAATACTGATAGTATAACCATTAAACTTAAAATAAAACAAATTATTTTTTTCATTTTTTTCCACATCCTTTGTTTGTTTAGACAATATATACTTTTAAAAAGTTCCATTTTTTTAAATTTTTTTAAAAATGATGCAGAACTCATACGAGACCTGCATCATAGCCGTAGGAGTATCGAAATCCATACGCTTTAAACTTGTTAAATTTTAATCTTTTCAATTTGGCGTCCTCGCAAGGCACCAAAGCCTACCTTCGTCCTTCGCATCGAAAATCTTAGAAATTTCCCTGCGTTTAAGGTCAAAGAGTTTCAAAATGAAAAATTTTGTTTCAGATAAAGAAATTCCAAGGATAATACTTTGTATATTCGCAGGAATTTCTGCAGTATGAAACAAAATTTCCATTTTCAAACCGTATTGAGTTCAATACTCCTACGGCTAGCCGTCGGAGAGCTATCCGAACCCGCCTCTAACCCTTAAAAATCGGCTTTTTCGTTGTTGTCGCTTCCGATATACCTCGTATTATCGAAATCTTTCGCCTAGAAAAATCTCAATTTTTAAGGATTAGAGGTTCGAAGAATTTTCAAATTAGGAAATTTTTCGATAGAATGAGGCAAAAGGTGCAGGGAATATGCAATATTTTCAAAACTTTTAACGATATTATATCAAAAATTTACAATTTAAAAACGAGTTCGGATAACTTTCCGACGGCTATTCTTTATTACATTCTTTTTTTCTTTTTATATACATTTTTATTAAAACTATAAGAACAACAACTGTTATAAGAAGCACTGTTGCAAGAATAACAATTGTTCCTACAATAGACAACATATTTGTTGTAATAGCTTCAAATTCAACTTCCGATTTCGTGCCCGGAATAAGTACCCACTCTGCAGTTTTTTTGTCGTTTGAAAGTAACTTTGAATTAGTTTCTGTAATAAAACCTGAATCCATATTAACAATAAGTTTTAAACTTAAATGCGAAAAGATTTTTTGAAGTTCTTCACCCGAAATAGCCTGACCATTACCATCAGTAAGCGAGCCTAACTTTGCAAAAGATGTTAAATCAATGTCTGTATCAAGGTCATACTTATTGTATAAAAAGCCTCTCTCATAATCAAAACTATCAAGAATTTCATCACTTATATCTATATTATACTCATTTTCTAAAATTTCATCCAAACCTTCAGGTCTGATATTTTCTTTTGAAAAGGAAAATCCTTTCATTCCGTTTTCATTTATATCTTCTACTATAAAATCCTTATAAATAAGTTCATTCTTAATATTGTCTATCGCCTCGTTATCATAAGAAAATTCTTTATCGCTGTATAATACCGAAACGTTTACATCCATCTTCCCATTCTCTTTTAAATTAAGTGAACATGTTAAATTAACACATCCTGTTAAAAGACATACTATAAGTGTTAGTAATATTACTGAAATTATCTTTTTTATTTTCATATGTTCTCCTCCGCATACTTGGAAATAATTCCTTTTTTACTTTGGTAATAAAACTATTCTATCATAAAAAAGAAAAAATTTCAATATAAAATTGCCTTTTTATTCTATTTTTCCCTTTCCCAAATATTCAGAAACCTTTTTTTCCAGGTTAGAAAGCCGTATAGAAAGTTTATTTATTTCTATTCCCATTTTATAAAAAGGTGTATCTTCTTTTTTAATTTCTCTCCCCATTACCTTTACACTGTTTTTGAAATTATATAAATCTTTATAAAGTATAAGTTCAGGTCTTCCGCTTTCCAATGTGCCAAATAAAGCCTCTGCTTTTTTCTCCTTATCTCTTACAGACAACGGGAATGACCTTATTTCTCCGTCACAAAAAAAGTTATACTGCGGAGAAAAGGAAATCTCGTTTATATCAGTCTTTCTTCCGAATGTAAAGTTGTAACGCTTTACAACTATCCACAGGTTTTTATTTTCTATCATCATTACTATTTCGTCAAACAAGTCTATAAAATCGAGTGGATAATCTTCATAGATAAAACCATCATCGTTTTGTTTTAATAACTTTAAAAAATACTTATTATTTTTTAAATATACAATATAAAAATTATCAGAAAAATCGTTTATTATATGTACTATCTGCCCCTCGTCTATTTTTTCATACTCTGTAAAATCTTTTTTTGACCATCTGTAATTTTTATAACCAAACTCATTTTCTTTATTATAGAAAAAAATTCTGTCAAAACTTTCGTTTACAAAAGAAAAATATGTTTTATTAATAACATAATCGACTGCAAGAGGCGGTTCATTCTCGTTATCTACCAATTGAAAACATAAAATGTTATTATTGTTATATTCTATAATATAACTTAGTCCCAGCCAGTTGCCGTGAAGTTTTAATTTGAAATATTTATCATAATATACCTGACTTTTATTATTAAGAAGAGTTGTTTTTATATAATTTTCACCATCTTCCTTTATAAAAACAATACTACCCTCTTTGTTCTGGCATACTATACCGACTTTTCCAAACCCTAAATCCTCTACCGCAAAATCCTTAACTCCGTCTTCATATATAACTTTATATTTATATGATTTTGACGACAAATCTTTTACACATATTCCGCCGTTTTCAAAGAAATAAAGAGTTCTTTCGTCTAAAGTTTTTATAATATAATCATACATATAATCACCTGTAAGATTATATGCTTTAATTTTAAAATATATGTTACCTCACCTCATTTGCAAAGCAAATATATCGGGTTTTGAGAGAAACGAAAAACATATCGAATTTGTCGCAAGACAAATATATCGAGTTGGCATTTATGCCAATATATCGACAAAAAAGTCTGCCTAAAGCAGACTTTTTTATATTAGCGAATATTTTAATTTTCAATTGTTGTGAAGAGAATATTATATCCAGTAGAAGCACCTTCAACATGTATATTTGAACAACCATATTCAATATAAATAACTTGATTATCTGTTTTT
Coding sequences:
- the spoIIE gene encoding stage II sporulation protein E, encoding MELLKKNLSVFKNFIMSFTLSLSKYKNIGILSVIGFLIGRINIFSSLSPFSLSFLLASGNNPIVLIFTLLGIISTNTINAPKYVLTVFFGVTLSTLIKWIFPNINKDKVNPTISFISLFTFSLCFTLFKDYVIYDILLVLFESIISFLSYFVLKKGIISILKINAKKYFTLEEITTFLIILTILISGIGDIYIYDIINLKNVISVYIVFLGASLSNIGIGSQIAAFMGIAAGIGSDYMGVFIATYCVNGLIASTMSKYGKVISVLGFTLGNVFMNILMGFEYYMVINYPEILIASFFYILLPDILIKRIFLTNTEYGLNNDSASTIKKIATVKLDRLSFAFKKLSDTICSTLIKNDKLKEDNSSAFYDEVGEKVCKKCALRFYCWQKDYDTTKKAMSQIVKKINLKGTANRDDFPDYFKGKCVKVNEVLQAIISLYEIYRLNSMWQSKMKENAKIYKDQFLELSDIVENLKNEIEKNPYFDKNLSLEISSKLENDGINIKNLSVIKDCNENTQIELTLFPCQKKDKCYKFIEQRLSEILDIPFIKISGKCSFKECVLKFKECESYSLKSSVKQCSKNKNEKSGDNYSIKTLDNSSRYIILCDGSGSGETASFYSKNTIKLLEEFLKTGFSKSASVKLINSSLMCNKENDYFSTIDLSIMDLKNAELEILKKGACPTYIKKANGEFLVIRNNSFPAGIIDEKKEIPQKIKLSENDLIIMISDGIYDSLDKEDWIIEALKAINSNDPDVISDLILKIAQSTENRDRDDMTVIVSKCVSQCI
- a CDS encoding MBOAT family protein, translated to MVFSSVLFLLYFLPVTLVLYFILPKRARNLALFVVSLIFYAWGEPLYISIMLFSTFFDYYNGLMIEKYENNQGKRKFFLVLSVVVNLLILGFFKYSDLFISSLNSVFNISIPLLNLSLPIGISFYTFQTMSYSIDVYQKKANAQKNIIDFGCYVAMFPQLIAGPIVRYHEISLELNKREETFDKVYDGIKIFVCGLSKKVLLANNIGLLWDTVKVLPKSEMSVVLYWLGILAFSFQIYFDFSGYSDMAIGLGKIFGFTFPKNFNYPYISKSITEFWQRWHISLGTWFKEYLYIPLGGNRVKISKNILNLLIVWFATGLWHGASYNFIVWGLYYGILLIIEKFLLKKVLDKLPGFISHIYTLFFVIIGWVLFAFDSINDGIDYIFGMFGSGVPFINNNALYNLSSYFLIFIILVISSTPLFKKIKVNKYLTFILCIIGFIISFAYIVDSSYNPFLYFRF
- a CDS encoding DUF4358 domain-containing protein, with the protein product MKKIICFILSLMVILSVFAGCSKEIENDVPNNEIVENSGAEENISPDQTEENKEENKKEENNKEQNNKNESSSSKEPSPSVKPPVTSPKEEPSLSSVMAGMVGVIPEGEHNLEEITPDFYKDIYGIDKSQFADVLIYGTMISVKANEIILIKVNNENEISKAVDLLTKRKEQVYKTWEQYLPDQFEMVKNGVIKTNGKYAALIIAPQVNKVLNKFNELTK
- a CDS encoding DUF3153 domain-containing protein, which gives rise to MKIKKIISVILLTLIVCLLTGCVNLTCSLNLKENGKMDVNVSVLYSDKEFSYDNEAIDNIKNELIYKDFIVEDINENGMKGFSFSKENIRPEGLDEILENEYNIDISDEILDSFDYERGFLYNKYDLDTDIDLTSFAKLGSLTDGNGQAISGEELQKIFSHLSLKLIVNMDSGFITETNSKLLSNDKKTAEWVLIPGTKSEVEFEAITTNMLSIVGTIVILATVLLITVVVLIVLIKMYIKRKKECNKE